In one Quercus lobata isolate SW786 unplaced genomic scaffold, ValleyOak3.0 Primary Assembly Scq3eQI_2003, whole genome shotgun sequence genomic region, the following are encoded:
- the LOC115973366 gene encoding serine/threonine-protein phosphatase BSL1-like, whose product MHRNGQWEWTLAPGVSPSPRYQQAAVFVNARLHVTGGALRGGRAIEGEAAIAVLDTAAGVWLDRNGLVTSSSRTSKGLTEFDPTLELMRRCRHAAASVGGRIYIYGGLKGDILLDDFLVAENSQFQSDINSPVITSERASPISSPKFNQPNVNPYVTTPTLDGGLDIPSSGSMSSMDKNSLEKLREASAAEAEAATAVWQAVQAASAAPPEETSVSDDNSQAAETTSDGSDTEADVRLHPRAVVVAKEAVGNLGGMVRQLSLDQFENESRRMIPLNNDLSYPTKKFTRQKSPQGLHKKIISSLLRPRNWKPPANRRFFLDSYEVGELCYAAEQIFMHEPTVLQLKAPVKVFGDLHGQFGDLMRLFDEYGFPSTAGDITYIDYLFLGDYVDRGQHSLETITLLLALKIEYPENVHLIRGNHEAADINALFGFRLECIERMGENDGIWAWTRFNQLFNYLPLAALIEKKIICMHGGIGRSINSVEQIEKLERPITMDAGSIILMDLLWSDPTENDSVEGLRPNARGPGLVTFGPDRVTDFCKRNKLQLIIRAHECVMDGFERFAQGQLITLFSATNYCGTANNAGAILVVGRGLVVVPKLIHPLPPPLQSPETSPERVQEDTWMQELNIQRPPTPTRGRPQPDLDRSSLAYI is encoded by the exons ATGCATAGGAATGGTCAGTGGGAATGGACTCTTGCACCAGGAGTATCCCCTTCACCAAGGTATCAACAAGCTGCG GTTTTTGTTAATGCACGATTGCATGTTACTGGAGGTGCCCTTAGAGGAGGACGTGCAATTGAAGGTGAAGCAGCTATTGCAG tattGGACACTGCTGCTGGAGTTTGGTTAGATAGAAATGGTTTGGTCACCTCCTCTTCACGCACAAGCAAGGGCCTCACTGAATTTGATCCTACTTTGGAGCTTATGCGTCGTTGCCGCCATGCAGCTGCATCTGTTGGTGGtcgtatatatatttatggtgGTCTCAAGGGAG ATATTCTTTTGGATGATTTTCTGGTTGCAGAAAATTCTCAATTCCAGTCTGACATCAATTCTCCCGTAATAACATCCGAGAGAGCCTCACCAATATCAAGCCCCAAATTTAATCAACCTAACGTAAACCCTTATGTGACTACACCAACTTTGGATGGTGGACTAGATATTCCTTCTTCTGGTAGCATGAG CAGCATGGACAAAAATTCTTTGGAGAAATTGAGGGAAGCTTCTGCTGCTGAAGCTGAGGCAGCTACCGCTGTCTGGCAAGCAGTGCAGGCTGCTTCTGCTGCTCCTCCTGAAGAGACATCTGTATCAGATGATAACTCCCAAGCTGCAGAAACAACTTCAGATGGTAGTGATACAGAGGCAGATGTTCGTCTTCATCCAAGAGCT GTTGTGGTTGCGAAAGAGGCTGTGGGTAACCTGGGTGGGATGGTAAGGCAATTATCTTTGGATCAATTTGAGAATGAGAGCAGACGGATGATTCCATTGAACAATGATTTATCGTATCCTACTAAAAAATTCACCAGGCAGAAGTCTCCTCAGGGCTTACATAAGAAG ATCATTTCTTCATTGCTCAGACCTCGGAATTGGAAACCTCCTGCCAATAGGAGATTTTTCCTGGATTCATATGAAGTGGGTGAGCTCTGTTATGCTGCTGAACAGATCTTTATGCATGAGCCAACAGTCCTTCAACTGAAAGCACCTGTTAAAGTATTTGGTGATCTCCATGGACAATTTGGTGATTTAATGCGGCTTTTTGATGAATATGGATTTCCTTCCACTGCAGGAGATATAAC GTATATTGACTACCTGTTTTTGGGTGATTATGTTGATCGAGGACAGCATAGCTTGGAGACCATAACCTTGCTGCTTGCTCTTAAG ATTGAGTATCCTGAGAACGTTCACTTAATACGTGGAAATCATGAGGCTGCTGACATAAATGCTCTCTTTGGTTTTCGCCTTGAATGCATTGAAAGAATG GGAGAGAATGATGGAATATGGGCATGGACACGATTTAATCAACTATTCAACTATCTTCCACTTGCTGCACTTATTGAGAAGAAAATCATCTGTATGCATGGTGGCATAGGGAGGTCTATAAATTCAGTAGAACAGATAGAGAAGCTCGAAAGGCCTATAACAATGGATGCTGGATCTATAATTTTGATGGATCTTCTATG GTCTGATCCTACAGAGAATGATAGCGTGGAGGGTTTGAGACCGAATGCTAGAGGGCCTGGTCTTGTCACTTTTGGG CCTGATCGTGTCACAGATTTCTGTAAGAGAAACAAATTACAGCTAATTATAAGGGCCCACGAATGTGTCATGGATGGGTTTGAACGGTTTGCTCAGGGACAGTTGATAACTCTTTTTTCTGCAACTAACTATTGTG GGACGGCAAACAATGCTGGAGCTATACTGGTAGTTGGCAGGGGGTTGGTTGTGGTTCCAAAATTAATTCATCCCTTGCCACCGCCCCTTCAGTCACCAGAGACATCTCCTGAACGTGTACAAGAGGACACATGGATGCAG GAACTTAACATTCAAAGACCACCAACTCCTACTCGTGGTCGACCACAGCCTGACCTTGACCGGAGCTCACTTGCATACATATAA
- the LOC115973367 gene encoding nodulin homeobox-like isoform X1 codes for MTLAMEEPSCSSAVEAIDLISAVKGLHGLSSLELHKLLRDSENFTIHYLNKKGSSIKIDMEKLAAFLPLHFMAVLMSSDKDETLFRYLLSGIRLLHSLCDLAPRHAKLEQILLDDVKVTEQLLDLVFYLLIVLGGYKQETRNDSMPLMHSAMVACSLYLLTGCICSQWPDLAHVLLAHPKVDVFMDAAFGAVLVAIRFLDIKLSTQYPVSCMKSNLTAEQIVNYLCQQCEASLQFLQSLCQQKMFLERLLRNKELCEKGCVLFLARAILKLNVTPPFVESSRVVAAVSRLKAKVLSILLSLCESESLSYLDDVASSPGSLDLAKSVALEVFGLLKTELGRDPKHLASCSDRCYPMGFLQLNAMRLADILSDDSNFHSYITIYFTKVLTAIFSLPHGDFVSSWCSSNLPVREDDSTLEYDSFAAAGWVLDKFSSLDQPNETNLEFTLIPNSIRQASYAHQRTSLFVKIIANLHCFNPNICEEQERNLFLHKFVECLKMDLSKSLPGFSFTSDAPKAASVCRNLRSLLSHAESLIPNFLSEEDVQLLRVFFNQLQSLITSADFEEKQVQEAQSPEGCSSPFLRKEPPNSNGQHGNLEKEMFKDSAFQEMDQFCIKSGHVEHGDDMMTQDRREGKGISSTRASEGLREMDRDAQNIETSGSDTSSTRGKNAIDQMDNGEFLKSSEYVKESGSGGDTEDKQVETIQCEEKQQRKRKRTLMNDRQMNMIERALLDEPDMQRNAASVQSWAHKISLHGSKVTSAQLKNWLNNRKVRLARARAAKAVRAALEVENGLQDKHSSLRLANDSPESPGEDSYVPRDAFGDPQSILGASDGENSMIVQSNFIVVGRADFVQCKPGQCVMFVNVKGEEIGKGKVYQMHGEWYGWKLKERKTCVLDVYELKVEKGTILPHPSKSTGMSFEEAETKMGVVRVLWDLSRIFTIRPQ; via the exons ATGACGCTTGCTATGGAAGAACCATCATGTAGTTCTGCAGTA GAAGCCATTGACTTAATTTCAGCAGTGAAGGGGTTGCATGGGCTTAGCTCCCTGGAACTTCATAAGTTATTGAGGGACTCCGAAAACTTCACTATTCACTACCTTAATAAAAAGGGGTCATCAATTAAG ATTGATATGGAGAAGCTTGCAGCATTTCTTCCCTTACACTTTATGGCAGTGCTTATGTCATCTGACAAAGATGAAACCCTGTTCAGATACTTGTTATCCGGCATTCGTCTCTTACATTCATTGTGTGATTTAGCACCTCGACACGCTAAACTTGAGCAG ATTTTGCTAGATGATGTCAAGGTGACAGAGCAGCTGCTTGACCTGGTGTTTTATTTGCTAATTGTTCTTGGTGGTTATAAACAG GAAACCCGTAATGACTCCATGCCCCTTATGCATTCAGCAATGGTGGCATGCAGTCTATATCTATTAACAGGATGTATATGTTCACAATGGCCAGATCTTGCTCATGTATTGCTTGCACACCCTAAG GTTGACGTATTTATGGATGCTGCTTTTGGAGCAGTTCTTGTAGCCATTAGGTTTCTTGACATCAAGCTGTCAACTCAATATCCTGTTTCATGTATGAAATCAAATCTGACTGCTGAACAAATAGTTAACTATCTCTGCCAGCAATGTGAGGCTTCTTTACAGTTTCTTCAATCATTGTGCCAACAAAAAATGTTTCTGGAGCGCCTACTCAGGAATAAG GAACTATGTGAAAAGGGTTGTGTTCTGTTTTTGGCTCGAGCCATCTTGAAACTAAATGTCACACCACCTTTTGTAGAATCCTCCAGAGTTGTGGCTGCTGTATCTAGGCTGAAAGCTAAAGTCCTATCAATT CTGTTGAGTCTGTGTGAATCAGAAAGCCTCTCTTACCTGGATGATGTTGCTAGTTCACCAGGGAGCCTGGATTTGGCAAAATCTGTAGCTTTAGAG GTTTTTGGGTTATTGAAGACTGAGCTTGGTAGAGATCCCAAACATCTTGCTTCCTGCTCTGACAGATGTTACCCCATGGGTTTTTTACAACTCAATGCAATGCGCCTAGCTGACATCTTGTCAGATGATTCAAACTTTCATTCTTACATTACAATATACTTT aCAAAAGTTCTGACTGCAATATTTTCACTTCCTCATGGAGATTTCGTATCTAGTTGGTGTTCTTCTAACCTCCCAGTACGGGAAGACGATTCTACTCTTGAGTATGATTCATTTGCAGCAGCTGGATGGGTTTTGGATAAATTTTCATCATTGGACcaaccaaatgaaacaaatttGGAATTTACTTTAATTCCCAATAGCATACGTCAGGCTTCCTATGCGCATCAGAGAACATCATTATTTGTCAAAATAATAGCAAATCTTCATTGTTTTAATCCCAACATCTGTGAAG AGCAGGAGAGGAACCTCTTCCTTCACAAGTTTGTAGAGTGCTTGAAAATGGATCTATCAAAATCATTGCCTGGTTTCTCCTTTACTTCTGATGCTCCAAAAGCTGCCAGTGTTTGCAGGAATCTGC GTTCATTGCTAAGTCATGCAGAATCTTTAATTCCTAATTTTTTGAGCGAGGAAGATGTACAGCTCCTAAG GGTGTTCTTTAACCAATTACAATCATTAATTACTTCTGCTGACTTTGAGGAAAAACAAGTGCAG GAGGCTCAGAGTCCAGAGGGATGCTCATCACCTTTTCTGAGGAAAGAACCTCCAAATTCTAATGGCCAACATGGTAACTTAGAGAAGGAAATGTTCAAGGATTCTGCTTTTCAAGAAATGGACCAGTTTTGCATCAAAAGTGGACATGTGGAACATGGTGATGATATGATGACGCAAGATAGGAGGGAGGGTAAAGGTATATCCAGTACAAGAGCATCTGAAGGTTTGAGAGAAATGGACAGAGATGCTCAGAATATTGAAACAAGTGGTTCAGATACGAGTTCCACTAGAGGAAAGAATGCCATTGATCAAATGGACAATGGTGAGTTCCTGAAATCAAGTGAGTACGTAAAAGAAAGTGGATCTGGTGGAGATACAGAGGACAAACAAGTTGAAACCATTCAGTGTGAAGAAAAGCAGCAAAGAAAACGGAAACGAACCTTAATGAATGATAGACAGATGAATATGATCGAGAGGGCTCTCTTAGATGAACCTGATATGCAGAGAAATGCAGCTTCCGTACAATCATGGGCTCATAAAATAAGTCTTCAT GGTTCAAAGGTTACATCTGCACAGCTAAAGAACTG GCTGAACAACCGGAAAGTCAGGCTAGCTCGTGCCCGTGCGGCTAAGGCTGTTCGTGCAGCACTAGAGGTTGAAAATGGTCTTCAAGACAAGCACAGTTCACTGAGACTAGCCAATGACTCACCTGAGAGTCCTGGTGAAGATTCTTATGTCCCAAGAGATGCTTTTGGAGATCCTCAAAGCATTCTGGGAGCTAGTGATGGTGAAAACTCTATGATTGTCCAGTCAAACTTTATTGTTGTTGGCCGCGCAGATTTTGTCCAGTGCAAGCCAGGTCAGTGTGTAATGTTTGTAAATGTGAAAGGAGAGGAGATTGGTAAGGGAAAGGTGTATCAGATGCATGGTGAATGGTATGGATGGAAGTTGAAGGAACGAAAGACATGCGTGCTGGATGTTTATGAGCTTAAGGTTGAGAAAGGGACTATTCTTCCTCACCCTTCTAAATCTACAGGCATGTCATTTGAAGAGGCTGAAACAAAGATGGGGGTAGTTAGAGTGTTGTGGGATTTAAGCAGAATATTCACTATCCGACCTCAGTGA
- the LOC115973367 gene encoding nodulin homeobox-like isoform X2 — MTLAMEEPSCSSAVEAIDLISAVKGLHGLSSLELHKLLRDSENFTIHYLNKKGSSIKIDMEKLAAFLPLHFMAVLMSSDKDETLFRYLLSGIRLLHSLCDLAPRHAKLEQILLDDVKVTEQLLDLVFYLLIVLGGYKQETRNDSMPLMHSAMVACSLYLLTGCICSQWPDLAHVLLAHPKVDVFMDAAFGAVLVAIRFLDIKLSTQYPVSCMKSNLTAEQIVNYLCQQCEASLQFLQSLCQQKMFLERLLRNKELCEKGCVLFLARAILKLNVTPPFVESSRVVAAVSRLKAKVLSILLSLCESESLSYLDDVASSPGSLDLAKSVALEVFGLLKTELGRDPKHLASCSDRCYPMGFLQLNAMRLADILSDDSNFHSYITIYFTKVLTAIFSLPHGDFVSSWCSSNLPVREDDSTLEYDSFAAAGWVLDKFSSLDQPNETNLEFTLIPNSIRQASYAHQRTSLFVKIIANLHCFNPNICEEQERNLFLHKFVECLKMDLSKSLPGFSFTSDAPKAASVCRNLRSLLSHAESLIPNFLSEEDVQLLRVFFNQLQSLITSADFEEKQVQEAQSPEGCSSPFLRKEPPNSNGQHGNLEKEMFKDSAFQEMDQFCIKSGHVEHGDDMMTQDRREGKGISSTRASEGLREMDRDAQNIETSGSDTSSTRGKNAIDQMDKQVETIQCEEKQQRKRKRTLMNDRQMNMIERALLDEPDMQRNAASVQSWAHKISLHGSKVTSAQLKNWLNNRKVRLARARAAKAVRAALEVENGLQDKHSSLRLANDSPESPGEDSYVPRDAFGDPQSILGASDGENSMIVQSNFIVVGRADFVQCKPGQCVMFVNVKGEEIGKGKVYQMHGEWYGWKLKERKTCVLDVYELKVEKGTILPHPSKSTGMSFEEAETKMGVVRVLWDLSRIFTIRPQ, encoded by the exons ATGACGCTTGCTATGGAAGAACCATCATGTAGTTCTGCAGTA GAAGCCATTGACTTAATTTCAGCAGTGAAGGGGTTGCATGGGCTTAGCTCCCTGGAACTTCATAAGTTATTGAGGGACTCCGAAAACTTCACTATTCACTACCTTAATAAAAAGGGGTCATCAATTAAG ATTGATATGGAGAAGCTTGCAGCATTTCTTCCCTTACACTTTATGGCAGTGCTTATGTCATCTGACAAAGATGAAACCCTGTTCAGATACTTGTTATCCGGCATTCGTCTCTTACATTCATTGTGTGATTTAGCACCTCGACACGCTAAACTTGAGCAG ATTTTGCTAGATGATGTCAAGGTGACAGAGCAGCTGCTTGACCTGGTGTTTTATTTGCTAATTGTTCTTGGTGGTTATAAACAG GAAACCCGTAATGACTCCATGCCCCTTATGCATTCAGCAATGGTGGCATGCAGTCTATATCTATTAACAGGATGTATATGTTCACAATGGCCAGATCTTGCTCATGTATTGCTTGCACACCCTAAG GTTGACGTATTTATGGATGCTGCTTTTGGAGCAGTTCTTGTAGCCATTAGGTTTCTTGACATCAAGCTGTCAACTCAATATCCTGTTTCATGTATGAAATCAAATCTGACTGCTGAACAAATAGTTAACTATCTCTGCCAGCAATGTGAGGCTTCTTTACAGTTTCTTCAATCATTGTGCCAACAAAAAATGTTTCTGGAGCGCCTACTCAGGAATAAG GAACTATGTGAAAAGGGTTGTGTTCTGTTTTTGGCTCGAGCCATCTTGAAACTAAATGTCACACCACCTTTTGTAGAATCCTCCAGAGTTGTGGCTGCTGTATCTAGGCTGAAAGCTAAAGTCCTATCAATT CTGTTGAGTCTGTGTGAATCAGAAAGCCTCTCTTACCTGGATGATGTTGCTAGTTCACCAGGGAGCCTGGATTTGGCAAAATCTGTAGCTTTAGAG GTTTTTGGGTTATTGAAGACTGAGCTTGGTAGAGATCCCAAACATCTTGCTTCCTGCTCTGACAGATGTTACCCCATGGGTTTTTTACAACTCAATGCAATGCGCCTAGCTGACATCTTGTCAGATGATTCAAACTTTCATTCTTACATTACAATATACTTT aCAAAAGTTCTGACTGCAATATTTTCACTTCCTCATGGAGATTTCGTATCTAGTTGGTGTTCTTCTAACCTCCCAGTACGGGAAGACGATTCTACTCTTGAGTATGATTCATTTGCAGCAGCTGGATGGGTTTTGGATAAATTTTCATCATTGGACcaaccaaatgaaacaaatttGGAATTTACTTTAATTCCCAATAGCATACGTCAGGCTTCCTATGCGCATCAGAGAACATCATTATTTGTCAAAATAATAGCAAATCTTCATTGTTTTAATCCCAACATCTGTGAAG AGCAGGAGAGGAACCTCTTCCTTCACAAGTTTGTAGAGTGCTTGAAAATGGATCTATCAAAATCATTGCCTGGTTTCTCCTTTACTTCTGATGCTCCAAAAGCTGCCAGTGTTTGCAGGAATCTGC GTTCATTGCTAAGTCATGCAGAATCTTTAATTCCTAATTTTTTGAGCGAGGAAGATGTACAGCTCCTAAG GGTGTTCTTTAACCAATTACAATCATTAATTACTTCTGCTGACTTTGAGGAAAAACAAGTGCAG GAGGCTCAGAGTCCAGAGGGATGCTCATCACCTTTTCTGAGGAAAGAACCTCCAAATTCTAATGGCCAACATGGTAACTTAGAGAAGGAAATGTTCAAGGATTCTGCTTTTCAAGAAATGGACCAGTTTTGCATCAAAAGTGGACATGTGGAACATGGTGATGATATGATGACGCAAGATAGGAGGGAGGGTAAAGGTATATCCAGTACAAGAGCATCTGAAGGTTTGAGAGAAATGGACAGAGATGCTCAGAATATTGAAACAAGTGGTTCAGATACGAGTTCCACTAGAGGAAAGAATGCCATTGATCAAATG GACAAACAAGTTGAAACCATTCAGTGTGAAGAAAAGCAGCAAAGAAAACGGAAACGAACCTTAATGAATGATAGACAGATGAATATGATCGAGAGGGCTCTCTTAGATGAACCTGATATGCAGAGAAATGCAGCTTCCGTACAATCATGGGCTCATAAAATAAGTCTTCAT GGTTCAAAGGTTACATCTGCACAGCTAAAGAACTG GCTGAACAACCGGAAAGTCAGGCTAGCTCGTGCCCGTGCGGCTAAGGCTGTTCGTGCAGCACTAGAGGTTGAAAATGGTCTTCAAGACAAGCACAGTTCACTGAGACTAGCCAATGACTCACCTGAGAGTCCTGGTGAAGATTCTTATGTCCCAAGAGATGCTTTTGGAGATCCTCAAAGCATTCTGGGAGCTAGTGATGGTGAAAACTCTATGATTGTCCAGTCAAACTTTATTGTTGTTGGCCGCGCAGATTTTGTCCAGTGCAAGCCAGGTCAGTGTGTAATGTTTGTAAATGTGAAAGGAGAGGAGATTGGTAAGGGAAAGGTGTATCAGATGCATGGTGAATGGTATGGATGGAAGTTGAAGGAACGAAAGACATGCGTGCTGGATGTTTATGAGCTTAAGGTTGAGAAAGGGACTATTCTTCCTCACCCTTCTAAATCTACAGGCATGTCATTTGAAGAGGCTGAAACAAAGATGGGGGTAGTTAGAGTGTTGTGGGATTTAAGCAGAATATTCACTATCCGACCTCAGTGA
- the LOC115973369 gene encoding pentatricopeptide repeat-containing protein At2g22410, mitochondrial-like — protein MKPLLPSQNSISLLLSALTLISQLHLHSLSLRPFSSISTNKAKWNSTTNVIITNPTLLIMESCTTMLQLKQIQAHMTRTALITHTFPVSRVLAFCALADSGDIQYARVLFSQIERPNTYMWNTMIRGYCKAKIPTIGFSFFRQMARECVEMDRRSFVFALKACEQFCTVLEGESVHCWIWKMGFDSDLVVRNGLVHFYAECGCLNFAREVFDQSFERDVVTWTSMIDGYVVHNCSEEALKLFNSMVMSDVEPNEVTMIAVLSACSLKGDLTMGKSIHEYIKKRNVNYSLNLQNAMLDMYVKCGCLVAAREVFDDMKIRDVFSWTIMVNGYAKFGELDLARKFFDAMPEKNVVSWNAMIAGYSQNNQPEEALKLFRNLVGVGLHPIENTLVCVLSACGQLGSLDLGQWIHHYYINQKRIQPSVILANAFIDMYAKCGSIDAAAMIFNEMVERDLVSWNSMIAGYASHGHATKALVLFDEMINMGFKPDEITFVGVLSACSHGGLVSVGREYFKSMKRNFGIEPTVEHYACMIDLFGRVGLLEEAYELITKMPMEASVAAWGALLNACRMHGNVEVGKLSAFKLLDLDPEDSGIYSLLANICAHERRWGDVRMVRSMMRERGVKKTPGSSLIEVEGEFYEFWFADGSHPQSEDIYRVLNEIFLLSKVEDSVPDTKLNS, from the coding sequence ATGAAACCCCTTCTTCCTTCTCAAAACTCGATCTCACTACTCCTCTCTGCTCTCACTCTCATATCTCAACTACACCTCCACTCTCTCAGCCTCAGGCCATTCTCTTCAATTTCCACCAACAAAGCCAAATGGAACTCAACCACCAACGTGATCATCACCAACCCAACTCTGCTAATCATGGAGTCCTGCACCACCATGCTCCAACTCAAACAAATTCAAGCCCACATGACCCGCACTGCCCTCATCACTCACACTTTCCCTGTCAGCCGAGTCCTAGCATTTTGCGCTTTGGCTGATTCTGGTGACATTCAATATGCCCGTGTGCTTTTTTCTCAGATTGAAAGACCTAATACTTATATGTGGAACACTATGATCAGGGGCTACTGTAAAGCCAAAATTCCCACCattgggttttcattttttcgTCAAATGGCTCGAGAATGCGTCGAAATGGATCGCCGGAGCTTTGTTTTTGCGCTCAAGGCGTGCGAGCAGTTTTGTACAGTTTTAGAGGGGGAATCAGTTCACTGTTGGATTTGGAAGATGGGTTTTGATTCGGATTTAGTAGTGAGAAATGGGTTGGTTCATTTTTATGCTGAATGTGGGTGTTTGAATTTTGCACGTGAGGTGTTTGATCAAAGTTTTGAAAGAGATGTTGTTACGTGGACCTCGATGATTGATGGATATGTGGTGCATAATTGTTCGGAGGAGGCATTGAAATTGTTTAATTCAATGGTAATGAGTGATGTTGAGCCAAATGAGGTTACTATGATTGCTGTACTTTCAGCGTGCTCCCTAAAGGGGGACTTAACTATGGGAAAAAGTATCCATGAGTATATAAAAAAGAGGAACGTTAATTATAGCCTGAATTTGCAAAACGCTATGTTGGATATGTATGTAAAATGTGGTTGCTTGGTTGCTGCTAGGGAGGTTTTTGATGACATGAAAATTAGAGATGTGTTTTCATGGACTATTATGGTTAATGGGTATGCTAAGTTTGGTGAGTTGGATTTAGCAAGGAAGTTTTTTGATGCCATGCCTGAAAAAAATGTGGTCTCTTGGAATGCAATGATTGCAGGTTATTCTCAGAATAATCAACCAGAGGAAGCATTGAAGTTGTTTCGTAACTTGGTGGGAGTTGGTTTGCATCCAATAGAGAACACATTGGTCTGTGTGCTCTCTGCTTGTGGTCAACTGGGTTCTTTGGATTTGGGTCAATGGATTCACCACTACTATATTAATCAAAAGCGGATTCAACCTAGTGTGATCCTGGCAAATGCATTTATTGACATGTATGCTAAATGTGGGAGTATTGATGCAGCTGCAATGATTTTTAACGAAATGGTGGAGAGAGATTTGGTTTCTTGGAATTCCATGATTGCTGGATATGCTTCTCATGGACATGCTACAAAAGCCCTTGTCCTTTTCGATGAGATGATTAATATGGGATTTAAGCCTGATGAAATCACATTTGTGGGTGTCTTATCGGCTTGCAGTCATGGTGGTTTGGTTTCTGTAGGTCGAGAATATTTCAAAAGTATGAAAAGAAATTTTGGGATAGAACCAACGGTTGAACACTATGCTTGCATGATTGATTTATTTGGTCGAGTGGGGCTACTAGAAGAAGCTTAtgaattaataacaaaaatgcCTATGGAAGCAAGTGTAGCTGCATGGGGCGCCCTTCTTAATGCTTGTAGAATGCATGGGAATGTTGAGGTGGGTAAGCTTTCTGCCTTTAAGCTTTTAGACTTGGATCCTGAAGATAGTGGTATCTATTCATTGCTTGCAAATATATGTGCTCATGAGAGAAGATGGGGTGATGTAAGGATGGTTAGAAGtatgatgagagagagaggggttaaGAAAACTCCTGGTAGTAGCTTGATAGAGGTAGAGGGTGAGTTTTATGAATTTTGGTTTGCTGATGGATCACACCCTCAATCCGAAGATATTTATAGGGTATTAAACGAAATATTTTTGCTGTCTAAAGTGGAAGACTCTGTTCCTGATACTAAACTCAATTCATGA